tttatatatatatataatattataaaaaattaaTACATCTATTGGTGCCCATCTGCCGTGGGATACACAGCCCAGAAGCATTGGGTAAATAATTCAGTGAGGCCTAAGAGACAACAATTGTTGATCTCTACACAGATTTGTAGATTTTTGTgggagataaaaagaaaaacacagaaatgggTAGGGAAGTTTTATGACAAGGTTAATATTTGTGCCAAAGGCAATGAATTAGCTAGTGCAGAAGCAGTTAATAGACCAATGCCTGACCAggtattgatccccatgggggaaattcagggCCCAAAGGTGCTGTTCCTCTGATTTATACAAGATGCTGATTTGATGAAAACTGAGTAGGACCATTACTTCATCGGGCACAACATTCGCCAACTGGCTTTACAGGACAAATCAATCTTGCATACAACAGCGAGCTTCCAGGGAGTTTGTTTGCCAATTTCACAGTCTTTTAAATAACTGGTTGTCCAACTGAGCAACAAGCTGGAGAAGTCTGATAGCACACATGCCCTCCACAGGAAGGAACTGAAGAGAACTTTTGAGTCTTTGGGCACCACACATTTgatgactctgtggtggcaacAACTATCCTCTAtgccagtggttctcaaccttttttcagtgatgtaccccctgtgaaatacctttttagccaagtaccccctaaccagcgcaaagcatttttggttgaaaaaaagatgtaatactaagcgctctgccatcagtgtctgatttattaaactggcaacactgacgattgcattgttgcattaaattcagtttatgaacttacacttatattttatattttattgaatatttattaaataactatttttaaaggatttttgaatggatgctaattttaaatatattttttaaatatgctatCCTTGGGTGTATGGTTGACTCAATTTAGAAAATGAGACAGAAGGGGATTTTCATGGACAAAACATCCCACTACCTATCGGAAACCCTCAGAGATTTGTATTAGAATATATAAAACGCATCAAGAGACAACCTGTTGTCTCATGACCACAAACATTTCATCAATCTGATGAAAAAGGTATCATAGAATCTGATACCCAATCAGTTCTTACAAGCAGATGCCTTTGCATGTCATGAGTCATATAAAACAGTGGTCCTTACATAAGTTTGGCCACTGCCAAGAAATTATGTCATAACTGGAAATTATATCAAATGATGCTGATTATTATTCAGGACTTTTGCTGCAATTAGTAAGGTTTTGTATTTGCGGATTATCCGTTgtgtcaaatatgttttattttgtggtaTCGTGTTAACTGCtatataaaacatgattttcagATGCAGTAAATGATCTAAACACAGTCTTTTAACTAGCAGCCACGTTGGTGTGCATCGTAAAAGGAGGATACGCTCCTCACGTATGAGGACGTGGCCCACGTGACATCGTAAGCTCCTCCTCCCATTACTCGACCAATGAGAGAGCGCAGGGGGCGGGCCTTATCTGATGACAGCCAATGCCGTATCACGTTTGTAATACGTTACTTAGCATTAGTCGCATCCGGTTGAGCCCTTCGAGGTGAGTAGCTAATGCTGAattggataaaataataaattaggaAATCTTAATGTTTGAATTGATTTCTACTTGCGTGGCCATACGACACTAATACACGAGCCAtgataaaatgttacaaatcGGTCGTGACCTTCTGTCTCTAAAGTACAAGGCTAGCAGTAGGCCAGTTAGCTTAAAGCTAACAGCTTGTCGCTGATGTCAATGTCCGGGTTTGCTTTGTCACCATTTCTTGTCTCTTTGCTTCCCATTCTATTGAATTAAGTTGTTGTCTGCTGATGTTAACTTCAGCAGGTCCGCTCGGGTTTTTAGTTTGAAGCTTGGCTCTCGGTCTCCAGGATGTACGGGTCGTTCCGggtgctgctgcaggtgctATCGGCCCAGCTGCTCTGCGTGTGGGTGCTGGGCTCCGAGCTAACGTTTGAGCTACCAGACAACGCCAAGCAGTGCTTCTACGAGGACATCATCATCGGCACCAAGTGCACACTGGAGTTTCAGGTGCGTGGGTCGTCTTTAGGGCCAAATGGTCAGCCCTCAACCCCGAGCTAATCTTTACTGATGGGAAGTGGTCATTTTTAAGCTGTAGGTCTGAGTCAAGACTGTCTGCTGCAAAGGAAGCCGTTATCTTGATTGGTGGTTATATATGGCAGTCTTTCTAAGATATAAACAACAAACCTTTCAAATGTTCTTTGGAACATTTTTCCTCATAGTATTTATTGATGCATAAAGCGTTGTTTGCTCAAACAGGTCGATTTTGTCTACATAAACAAAATGTCTATATCTATGGGTACCATCATATACAACATCATTATAAATGTTACACCAGTATGCTTATTTATTGGGGTCATGTTATTACAATATAAACTATATGTATTTTCATATAAATCTGTGAGTGgcagtttgtatgtgtttttctttgttgcaaATGTCCTGCAgtatatcagtttttttttttttgctcctagCTGAAGTTATAATTGTTTGCCTTAAATAATTTTATAGCAAAAATTAAAACCAATCCAGTATTACTGATAAACATAGATTCTTCATTTGCCCTAGAGAGAGCTATATTTGGCCTTTTAACTTGGATTAAACAAGGCCACTATGTTGTCTCTCTTTTCTGGGGATAAGTAATTATTCATTATATTGTTGATGAAAAAAGGGTCAAAAAATGCCAAAGatcatattttgtatatttctctTCACACCagtcacatttgaaaaattagataattaaaaacatatgttttaGGCAACTAATGTGTTTTAGTTAAATACCACATTTGACTGATTTTGGATGTGAAAATCATGACATGTGTTTGTCCACATCCTCTTACTAATACTTCACACAATGCAAGAtggctttaaaaaagaaaaattaaatattgtgtCAGTGAATAGATGGTCTTTCCGTTTTTATATTTTCCCAGGTGGTGACCGGTGGCCATTATGACGTGGACTGTCGTTTGGAAGACCCAGAAGGCACTACACTGTACAAAGAGATGAAGAAGCAATATGACAGCTTTACCTTCACAGCAGCCAAGAATGGCACCTACAAGTTCTGCTTCAGTAACGAATTCTCCACCTTTACGCACAAGACCGTGTACTTTGACTTCCAGGTTGGCGATGACCCTCCACTCTTCCCCAATGAGAACAGAGTCACTGCTCTCACTCAGGTAAGCTGTGTGCGCGAGGATGCCCACgcttttgcatgtttgtgtgtgagctaATGGATGTTTCTTTAGGTTTCTCtaagttttaaaaagtatatgGCGTACAATTGTATccatgctttttgttttgctttgtttaattCTGACATGAACccaattattttattctttatttcttttattcaaatcaaatttatttttaagatattcaacctttgtttcattataatgcatttaatacttgacttcttt
This sequence is a window from Anoplopoma fimbria isolate UVic2021 breed Golden Eagle Sablefish chromosome 13, Afim_UVic_2022, whole genome shotgun sequence. Protein-coding genes within it:
- the tmed7 gene encoding transmembrane emp24 domain-containing protein 7, whose product is MYGSFRVLLQVLSAQLLCVWVLGSELTFELPDNAKQCFYEDIIIGTKCTLEFQVVTGGHYDVDCRLEDPEGTTLYKEMKKQYDSFTFTAAKNGTYKFCFSNEFSTFTHKTVYFDFQVGDDPPLFPNENRVTALTQMESACVSIHEALKSVIDYQTHFRLREAQGRSRAEDLNTRVAFWSIGEAIILLVVSISQVVLLRSFFSDRKTTTTRVGS